A genomic stretch from Clavelina lepadiformis chromosome 5, kaClaLepa1.1, whole genome shotgun sequence includes:
- the LOC143458619 gene encoding b(0,+)-type amino acid transporter 1-like: MPNTKYSKLEYMSDENKSSLKYGYDDANENVQTIPLLQTSEDENSQSNFKLQKTVGFTAGLSIVVGTMIGSGIFIVPTGVLKECHGDVSLSMLIWTIGGLIAIIVALCYCELSTTIPQSGGTATFLKKIYGDGLCFVFLWLFMLTATPQATAVQIIALGDYISGAIEVGLGLCEEAKSPYLSKLIGCLITLLVLTCNITNIKLAVKIQVWCAIGKVVALIIIAVAGIVKITIDDSILVQNFEYGLLHGPATILNVSGLPMVKAALSESLRSTPGISGVSLAVFQALWAYDGFDSITCITDEVKNPRRTLPLIIITSVIAVMSLYLIVNLAYFGVLTKKEMITSNAVAVHFAAKVHPWLSYVVTAGVCLSLIGSINVTFLTAGRMPFVAGRMGLMPEILSMVHVKYISPVPALLFLTSLATIMLFPSSIDMLLKANVFTLWAFRGACCAGIFILDKKFKHLKRPYKVYRTTAFLATLVTGYMVLVPLAFRPQILYVLALVLALVFSVIYWFLKREYFVISGVGKVSVIIQKLLLVAPPDDNETCNKFD; encoded by the exons ATGCCGAATACAAAGTATAGTAAGCTTGAATACATGTCAGATGAAAATAAGTCTTCCTTGAAATATGGTTATGATGATGCCAACGAAAATGTGCAAACAATACCATTGTTGCAGACATCTGAAGATGAAAATTCTCAAAGCAACTTCAAACTCCAAAAGACAGTGGGATTTACAGCGGGTCTTAGCATTGTGGTTGGAACTATGATTGGTTCTGGTATATTTATTGTTCCAACTGGTGTGCTCAAAGAATGTCATGGCGATGTGTCACTAAGCATGCTTATATGGACAATTGGTGGCTTGATTGCCATTATAGTTGCATTATGTTACTGTGAACTGTCAACAACAATTCCTCAATCTGGAGGTACGGCAACCTTCCTGAAAAAGATATATGGAGACGggttgtgttttgttttcctCTGGCTTTTCATGCTCACTGCCACACCCCAAGCAACTGCAGTGCAAATAATCGCATTGGG GGATTATATATCTGGTGCAATTGAAGTTGGTTTGGGGTTATGTGAAGAAGCAAAGTCCCCATACCTTTCAAAGCTCATAGGCTGTCTCATCACATTATTAGTTTTAACCTGCAATATAACAAACATCAAGTTGGCAGTGAAGATACAG GTTTGGTGTGCTATTGGAAAGGTTGTTGCATTGATTATTATTGCTGTTGCTGGAATTgttaaaattacaattgaCGATTCCAttcttgtacaaaattttgaatatgGTTTACTGCATGGACCAGCAACCATCCTAAATGTGTCTGGACTCCCAATGGTGAAGGCTGC GTTATCGGAATCATTGCGTTCTACTCCTGGAATTTCGGGTGTTAGCCTTGCTGTTTTTCAAGCTCTTTGGGCATATGATGGGTTTGATAGCATCACTTGCATCACAGACGAAGTTAAAAATCCAAGACGGACACTTCCATTGATCATTATCACATCGGTCATTGCAGTCATGTCATTGTATCTGATTGTGAACCTGGCCTATTTTGGAG tgttgacaaaaaaagaaatgattACCTCTAATGCTGTTGCCGTGCATTTTGCTGCAAAGGTTCACCCCTGGCTTAGTTATGTTGTAACAGCTGGTGTTTGTCTCTCTTTAATTGGTTCCATCAATGTTACGTTTCTAACTGCTGGTAGAATGCCATTTGTTGCTGGAAGGATGGGCTTAATGCCTGAG ATCTTGTCCATGGTACATGTCAAGTATATATCACCAGTTCCAGCTCTCTTATTTTTAACCAGTTTGGCAACCATTATGTTGTTTCCAAGCAGTATCGACATGCTGCTAAAAGCCAATGTGTTCACCTTGTGGGCTTTTCGTGGTGCTTGTTGTGCaggaatttttattttagataaaaagtttaaacatttaaagaGACCATACAAG GTTTATCGCACTACAGCCTTCTTGGCAACTTTAGTTACTGGTTACATGGTACTTGTTCCCCTGGCTTTTAGGCCTCAGATACTCTATGTACTTGCACTTGTTTTAGCTTTGGTCTTTTCTGTAATTTATTGGTTTTTGAAACgagaatattttgtaattagtGGTGTTGGGAAAGTTTCAGTTATTATTCAGAAACTGCTATTAGTGGCACCACCTGATGATAATGAAACTTGTAACAAgtttgattaa